One window of Henckelia pumila isolate YLH828 unplaced genomic scaffold, ASM3356847v2 CTG_525:::fragment_3, whole genome shotgun sequence genomic DNA carries:
- the LOC140873265 gene encoding heptahelical transmembrane protein 1, whose product MVSSSKGSVRKRKIKGMDQEKDGKLCTPEKNSVSKKMICCKDSKGEKYNLLSYHELPEYMKDNEYILNYYRSDWPLKQAFFSVFRWHNETLNVWTHLLGFLLFLGLTVANVKDVPQVADFFTVFSGQYPSANISKNITLGPTKLIDLKQESHLKIDRTSPETVATNWPFYVYLSGSMFCLLSSSICHLFCCHSHHLNLLLLQMDYVGITVMIITSYFPAMYYIFQCTPHWQIVYLTGITIVGICTIVTLLSPAFSTGKYRSFRAMLFVSMGLIGLIPAVHAVVVNWDDPHRNVTLAYESVMALSYLTGTMFYVCRVPERWKPGFFDLAGHSHQIFHVFVVLGALAHYGAAQLFLRYRGQMGCDK is encoded by the exons ATGGTAAGTAGCAGTAAAGGGTCTGTTCGGAAGAGGAAAATTAAAGGGATGGATCAAGAAAAAGATGGAAAACTTTGCACGCCAGAGAAGAATAGTGTCAGCAAGAAAATGATTTGTTGCAAAGATTCCAAAGGGGAAAAATATAATCTTTTATCCTATCATGAGCTGCCGGAGTATATGAAGGATAATGAGTATATATTGAATTATTATAGATCTGATTGGCCTCTGAAACAGGCCTTTTTCAGTGTATTTCGGTGGCATAATGAGACATTGAATGTGTGGAC GCATTTGCTTGGGTTCTTGTTGTTTTTGGGATTGACAGTGGCAAATGTGAAGGACGTGCCTCAGGTTGCAGATTTCTTCACAGTATTTTCTGG GCAATACCCATCAGCAAATATATCCAAGAATATCACCCTG GGGCCGACAAAATTGATCGACCTGAAGCAAGAATCGCATTTGAAAATCGACAGGACCTCGCCCGAAACCGTGGCCACGAACTGGCCATTCTACGTGTATTTGAGCGGTTCCATGTTCTGTCTCCTCTCAAGTAGCATATGCCATCTCTTCTGTTGCCACTCACACCACCTTAACTTACTGCTACTACAAATGGATTATGTCGGTATAACCGTCATGATAATCACGTCCTATTTCCCCGCGATGTACTACATTTTTCAGTGCACCCCACATTGGCAAATCGTTTACCTGACAGGTATCACGATCGTCGGAATCTGCACCATCGTAACCTTGCTCTCTCCGGCCTTCTCGACTGGGAAATACCGCTCTTTTCGAGCTATGCTTTTCGTATCTATGGGATTGATTGGTTTGATACCCGCGGTCCATGCTGTCGTCGTGAATTGGGACGATCCCCACCGTAATGTCACGTTGGCGTATGAGTCTGTCATGGCTTTATCGTATTTGACCGGGACGATGTTTTACGTTTGCCGGGTTCCTGAGCGGTGGAAGCCGGGGTTCTTCGACCTCGCGGGGCATAGTCATCAAATCTTCCATGTGTTTGTTGTGTTGGGGGCATTAGCACATTATGGTGCTGCACAATTGTTCTTGAGATATCGTGGTCAGATGGGGTGTGACAAATAG